In one Lolium rigidum isolate FL_2022 chromosome 3, APGP_CSIRO_Lrig_0.1, whole genome shotgun sequence genomic region, the following are encoded:
- the LOC124696865 gene encoding uncharacterized protein LOC124696865, producing the protein MSEVITKFAVASMFMWMAPVAIIYAFYHQIFPGVSQLSSSAQTLASGFLAVISVNIVIGFYIYSAMKETPRQEPQPDATFLANAKASINQPTSSQVSDDSQGKGKVE; encoded by the exons ATGTCGGAAGTAATAACTAAGTTTGCTGTTGCATCAATGTTCATGTGGATGGCCCCAGTTGCAATCATCTATGCTTTTTACCACCAGATTTTTCCAG GTGTGAGTCAGCTGTCATCCTCAGCGCAAACACTGGCCAGTGGGTTCCTTGCTGTCATATCGGTTAATATTGTGATCGGCTTCTACATATACTCCGCGATGAAGGAGACTCCCCGCCAAGAGCCACAGCCTGATGCAACCTTCTTAGCCAACGCTAAAGCAAGTATTAACCAGCCAACATCTTCTCAAGTGAGTGATGATTCTCAGGGGAAGGGGAAAGTGGAGTAG
- the LOC124701802 gene encoding microtubule-associated protein 70-4-like — protein sequence MGSLGSEADHGGREMFHGHSDPVVDELNRLENLLREKERELGHTYSEVKGLKVTDVLKDKAIAELSKELKKQDEKLRSLEKQLEQKNLDVKRLCNERKEALSAQFAAEASLRRIHSSQKDEEVVPFDAIIAPLESDIKKYRHEIAVLQDDKKALERHLKLNEAALIEAGDILRSALERALIVEDVQNQNIELKKQMEIYHEENMLLEKSNRQKVLEIEKLTHTVGELEESILAAGDVANAVHFYQNQATRLNEEKKTLERELARAKVYVNRVATTTANEWKDDANKLMPVKRWLEERRHLQGEIQRLRDKITIAERSAKVEAQINDKLKRRLKSLEEGMGTEKTNTPANEANRKGTPKRSTSQPRQPHTPRMSQQPASLEGAVDKRRPTSQPRATMAGKVLKQPNSDSEPAEKVRSVKQPDSPRVRPATARKERPVRNLLWATSKVTSDAGKENKEQNPNYKPRLSAPHVQVHGGTKPQAVFDANGDCGIQCSEHHKTMDLENLGEKTVDASNAVESAQGGNWEI from the exons ATGGGCAGCTTGGGGTCGGAGGCCGACCATGGCGGCAGGGAGATGTTCCATGGCCACTCCGACCCCGTCGTCGACGAGCTCAACAGGCTGGAGAATCTCCTCAGAG AAAAAGAGCGAGAATTAGGACACACATACAGTGAAGTAAAAGGTCTGAAGGTGACAGATGTATTGAAGGACAAGGCAATTGCAGAG CTGAGCAAGGAGCTAAAGAAACAGGATGAGAAGCTGAGGAGCCTAGAGAAGCAGCTTGAGCAGAAG AATCTGGATGTGAAAAGGTTATGCAATGAGCGGAAGGAAGCGTTGTCTGCACAGTTCGCGGCAGAGGCGTCGCTCAGGAGGATCCACTCGTCCCAGAAAGACGAGGAAGTGGTTCCCTTTGACGCCATCATAGCGCCCCTGGAGTCTGACATCAAGAAGTACAGGCATGAG ATTGCGGTGCTCCAGGATGACAAGAAGGCGCTCGAACGGCACCTGAAACTGAATGAGGCAGCACTTATCGAGGCTGGGGACATTCTGCGCAGCGCACTCGAGAGAGCACTGATCGTAGAGGATGTCCAGAACCAGAATATTGAGCTGAAGAAACAGATGGAGATCTACCAT GAGGAGAATATGCTTCTGGAGAAGAGCAACAGGCAGAAGGTACTGGAGATCGAGAAGCTCACCCACACCGTTGGTGAGCTTGAGGAGTCCATTCTTGCCGCAGGCGATGTTGCCAATGCTGTGCATTTCTACCAGAACCAGGCAACCAGGTTGAAT GAAGAGAAGAAGACGCTCGAGAGGGAGCTGGCTCGAGCCAAAGTGTACGTCAACCGTGTGGCAACGACGACAGCGAACGAATGGAAGGACGACGCTAACAAACTGATGCCGGTAAAGAGATGGCTGGAAGAACGAAGGCACCTGCAG GGAGAGATACAACGGCTGCGTGACAAGATAACCATAGCAGAGAGGTCCGCAAAGGTGGAGGCCCAGATTAAT GACAAACTCAAAAGGAGACTGAAATCATTGGAAGAGGGCATGGGAACTGAAAAAACCAACACGCCTGCCAATGAGGCCAACAGAAAAGGCACTCCAAAAAGATCAACATCTCAACCAAGACAACCCCACACACCAAGAATGTCACAGCAACCGGCTTCACTCGAAGGCGCTGTTGACAAGAGAAGGCCAACGTCTCAACCAAGGGCGACCATGGCAgggaaggtgttgaagcaacctaATTCAGACTCGGAGCCTGCCGAGAAGGTGAGAAGCGTTAAACAACCTGACAGCCCAAGAGTGAGGCCTGCTACTGCTAGAAAGGAGCGTCCTGTGAGAAATCTCCTGTGGGCGACAAGCAAAGTAACCAGCGATGCTGGGAAAGAGAACAAGGAGCAGAATCCAAATTACAAACCACGTTTGAGTGCTCCACATGTGCAGGTACACGGTGGCACGAAGCCACAAGCTGTATTTGATGCGAATGGAGACTGTGGAATTCAGTGCAGTGAACATCACAAAACCATGGATCTGGAGAACTTGGGTGAGAAAACGGTCGATGCTTCTAATGCTGTAGAGAGTGCCCAGGGTGGAAATTGGGAAATTTGA